A stretch of Phragmites australis chromosome 12, lpPhrAust1.1, whole genome shotgun sequence DNA encodes these proteins:
- the LOC133887535 gene encoding kinesin-like protein KIN-14O — MEKETMGGHMMMPLESLSLELPNGEIVVGYDKDISALQEEISAKRSRQRHLDRRRREALDKLIDLKGSIRVFCRVRPLISTNNFKTKSTVTVEQEKIAVQSVGIKKEFSVDRVFDQESTQEDVFLEVKPILRSALDGHNVCILAYGQTGTGKTYTMEGTDGKLGIVPRAIQELFSHASKDSSSTYSFSISMLEVYLGSLRDLLAPRQPLFRPTECSTTCNISILATKSGAVEVEGLTEVSIPDLKKANQWYCRGRRARSTSWTNVNDVSSRSHCLTRITIRSGVTEGVSKLWLVDLGGSERLLKTGASGLTMDEGKAINLSLSALGDVIAALRRKRGHVPYRNSKLTQILSDSLGDGSKVLMVVHISPSEDDIGETVCSLSFAKRARSIESNRDISEDLKMLKLKRLAELDKEICDAEEELKYLNEQIRKAEITLEEKKKLLSSACQALSDEKGSPRSTLVVGNIHATESPHATEKAKSRVSHGSVPHFMSSTVCSRQRHTAGSHSVSKPRLTKSINRFQAELSGSQSFSYSSCKNAAKTMSVAFSSSVPKCLLVKSDQIKMSSNSIDSTAASTPRRRESFGSRPVHRAPLHQHRRRMSSLT, encoded by the exons ATGGAGAAGGAAACCATGGGGGGCCATATGATGATGCCATTGGAGAGCTTGAGCTTGGAGCTCCCAAATGGGGAAATTGTAGTGGGCTATGACAAGGACATTTCAGCTCTGCAAG AGGAGATTTCAGCTAAGAGATCAAGGCAGCGACATCTTGACCGGAGAAGACGAGAGGCACTGGACAAGCTCATAGACCTGAAAG GAAGTATCAGGGTCTTCTGCCGGGTACGGCCATTGATCTCAACGAACAACTTCAAGACGAAATCAACGGTTACCGTCGAACAAGAGAAGATCGCAGTCCAGTCTGTGGGGATCAAGAAAGAGTTCAGTGTTGATAGGGTTTTTGACCAGGAGTCAACACAAG AGGATGTCTTCCTAGAAGTAAAACCCATCCTCAGATCTGCACTTGACGGGCACAATGTCTGCATTCTCGCATATGGCCAGACTGGGACAGGAAAAACCTACACAATG GAAGGAACTGATGGTAAGCTCGGTATTGTGCCTCGAGCTATTCAAGAACTGTTTTCTCATGCTTCAAAAGACAGTTCATCCACATATTCTTTCTCCATAAGCATGCTTGAGGTCTACTTGGGGAGCCTCAGGGACTTGTTGGCACCAAGACAGCCTCTCTTCAGGCCCACAGAATGCAGTACAACATG TAATATCAGCATACTAGCAACTAAAAGTGGGGCTGTGGAAGTTGAGGGACTCACCGAAGTCTCAATACCAGACCTTAAGAAAGCCAACCAATGGTACTGCAGAGGACGGCGAGCCCGATCAACATCTTGGACAAATGTCAACGATGTATCAAGCCGATCACACTG CTTGACAAGGATTACCATAAGGAGTGGAGTCACTGAAGGAGTCAGCAAGCTCTGGCTCGTCGATCTTGGTGGCAGTGAGCGATTGCTGAAGACTGGTGCATCTGGGTTGACAATGGACGAGGGCAAGGCCATAAACCTCTCCCTATCAGCACTTGGAGACGTCATTGCTGCACTTAGGCGAAAGAGAGGTCATGTTCCTTACAG AAACAGCAAGCTTACCCAGATACTCAGTGATTCACTTG GCGATGGCTCGAAAGTTCTAATGGTGGTGCACATCAGCCCTTCTGAGGATGACATTGGTGAGACAGTCTGTTCCCTGAGCTTTGCGAAACGAGCCAGGTCAATCGAATCAAATAGAGACATTTCAGAA GATCTGAAAATGCTGAAGCTGAAGCGGCTCGCAGAGCTTGACAAGGAAATATGTGATGCCGAGGAAGAGCTCAAGTATCTGAATGAACAAATAAGGAAAGCTGAGATCACGcttgaagagaagaagaaactctTATCATCTGCCTGTCAAGCTCTCAGTGACGAAAAGGGATCACCGAGAAGTACTCTAGTGGTAGGGAACATCCATGCCACAGAGAGCCCACATGCAACCGAGAAGGCAAAGAGCAGGGTGTCTCATGGCTCAGTTCCTCACTTCATGTCCTCGACGGTGTGCAGCCGTCAAAGACATACCGCAGGAAGCCATTCTGTTAGTAAACCGAGGTTGACAAAGTCGATAAACAGGTTTCAGGCTGAGCTCAGTGGGAGCCAGTCGTTCAGCTACTCCAGCTGCAAGAATGCAGCCAAGACTATGTCAGTGGCATTCTCATCAAGTGTGCCTAAGTGCTTGCTAGTCAAGTCTGATCAGATCAAAATGAGCAGCAACAGCATTGACTCGACAGCAGCATCAACACCGCGGCGGAGGGAAAGTTTCGGCTCCCGGCCAGTTCATAGAGCACCCCTACATCAGCACAGGAGAAGGATGTCTAGTCTAACCTAA
- the LOC133886881 gene encoding uncharacterized protein LOC133886881 — MLFFSSEELQREIKEYLDTQPSDLQEAFDRVRAVEYATLTALAAEWGTEPPWDPFLVDQEMLSLQAPQQAFATAAQAPRKPRCEDGKDWMRDEVMLCFEKHIERNVDLKPLEYKLDELCHQCFNVASCNNVFHHYNFTIMMKMPNSVDWTVELYFAEMKEMFRRKFYFCCPLKPNENGHCYACKNQGVEDLKHPASGGFEAGLHDAPEAGSPGAPESNFWFSDEDDDAEARNYLIDDDDEAGNYLIGLFEA, encoded by the exons ATGCTTTTCTTCAGTTCAGAGGAACTGCAGCGTGAGATTAAGGAATATTTAGATACACAACCTAGCGACCTCCAGGAAGCTTTCGATAGAGTTAGAGCTGTTGAGTATGCCACTCTTACTGCCCTGGCTGCTGAATGGGGTACAGAACCACCATGGGACCCCTTCCTTGTTGATCAGGAAATGCTATCACTTCAGGCACCACAACAGGCTTTTGCTACAGCTGCTCAGGCACCAAGGAAACCAAG GTGTGAAGACGGAAAGGATTGGATGAGGGACGAGGTGATGTTGTGTTTTGAGAAACACATTGAGAGAAATGTGGATCTCAAG ccGCTTGAATACAAGCTTGATGAACTTTGTCACCAATGCTTCAATGTGGCGAGCTGTAATAATGTTTTCCACCATTATAACTTCACAATTATGATGAAGATGCCTAATTCAGTCGATTGGACCGTGGAGTTGTACTTTGCCGAAATGAAGGAGATGTTTAGGAGAAAATTCTATTTCTGCTGTCCTTTGAAGCCTAATGAAAATG GTCATTGTTATGCATGCAAGAACCAAGGCGTGGAGGATTTGAAGCATCCTGCCTCGGGTGGATTTGAGGCCGGTTTGCATGATGCTCCTGAGGCTGGCTCGCCTGGTGCTCCTGAATCCAATTTCTGGTtttcggatgaagatgatgatgctgaaGCTAGAAATTATTTAATagacgatgatgatgaagcTGGAAATTATTTAATCGGACTGTTTGAGGCATAA
- the LOC133886885 gene encoding uncharacterized protein LOC133886885, which produces MDPSESNPWDEEHRPSEVSSSELGRAITDLPTFEVLSVSDSRHLTPETADEYSDDDYAEDEEHPSKVSSAELGRAVTDVQTFEKTEETDDDDASSHLRKPGDLYTISPKGLTRSMLLSLGDSLLTTVSVVELCRTDSDVEYVQYHYLLILTSILFVC; this is translated from the exons ATGGACCCATCAGAATCTAATCCATG GGATGAGGAGCATCGTCCTAGCGAGGTGAGCAGCAGTGAGCTCGGCAGAGCAATTACAGATCTGCCAACATTTGAAGTGCTGTCAGTGAGTGACTCCAGACATTTGACCCCTGAAACAGCCGATGAGTACTCTGATGATGATTATGCTGA GGATGAGGAGCATCCCAGCAAGGTCAGCAGCGCTGAGCTTGGCAGGGCAGTTACAGATGTGCAAACATTTGAAAAAACTGAAGAgaccgatgatgatgatgc GTCTTCTCACCTTCGCAAGCCTGGAGATCTCTATACAATCAGCCCGAAAGGTCTTACAAGATCTATGTTGTTGTCGCTCGGTGACTCACTTTTGACCACTGTATCAGTGGTGGAGCTATGTAGGACAGATTCAGATGTGGAGTACGTACAATATCACTATTTGTTAATCCTCACTAgtattttgtttgtttgctgA
- the LOC133887127 gene encoding CASP-like protein 1U1, with translation MAEGKAVSLVFRIAAVVLSVAAAVVMGTASQLIVVGGGRGSSSSYVVSYSHYNALVYFVAAGAISAVCSALALYTSAVREATIGSLPLVPLLDAIAQALLFSAAGAAFAARGVVGVAAGPWGSPGSVCDAAGAFCGRVSTAAAIGVFAAAAVAVAALTSKDARRSSGSCCDLG, from the exons ATGGCCGAGGGTAAGGCAGTGAGCCTCGTCTTCCGCATCGCCGCGGTCGTGCTGTCCGTGGCGGCCGCCGTCGTGATGGGCACCGCGAGCCAGTTGATCGTCGTCGGTGGCGGCCGCGGATCATCGTCGAGCTACGTGGTCTCTTACAGCCATTACAACGCGCTCGT GTActtcgtggcggccggcgcGATCTCGGCCGTCTGCTCGGCGCTGGCGCTGTACACGTCCGCCGTGCGCGAGGCCACCATCGGCTCGCTGCCGCTGGTGCCCCTCCTCGACGCCATCGCCCAGGCCTTACTCTTCTCGGCGGCCGGCGCTGCCTTCGCCGCGCGCGGCGTGGTTGGCGTCGCGGCTGGCCCGTGGGGAAGCCCAGGAAGCGTGTGCGACGCAGCTGGCGCGTTCTGCGGCAGGGTGAGCACCGCGGCGGCCATCGGCGTGTTCGCGGCCGCGGCCGTGGCCGTCGCGGCGCTGACCTCCAAGGACGCTCGCCGCAGCTCGGGAAGCTGCTGTGACTTGGGATGA